CACTGGAAACAGCTGAGAATCCTTTGCCCttgattatttcatttatttttcgtCCTTTCACCTCTTTCAAATTTGACGCCGATTCACTCTGACACTGAACCGCTTCTTGTGATGTCTTCACCCTACTAACATCCAGGCCCTCAGTAGTTGTTGAATTCCCTCCTTCCACTTCCTCCTCAAGCACTTCAACCAGtgctctccctccctcgtcATGGTCCTCCCACCACGGCTTCCAGAGGGGCACAAGCCCACCGAGAGTGCCGCCCTTCATCATACCCTTAAACAACTCCTTTTCTTCACCGTTAAGCAAGTCCCACAGCTCATCTTCTGAAAGTTTGTCAATATCCAGCCCTGAAAGCCAATCGGTCACATCCAGCTCCTCTTCTGCACCTTCACCATCCTGATCTCGCTCCCCAGAAACTGACTCCCCACCTCCAATCTCCTCAAGCTTTCTCAAAATAGCCTCCATCTCTGTTGTACTCCCTTCTCCAGACTGCTGAAGCTCTGCTAATTTAGAGAGGTAATCCAAAACCTGTACCTTCCCTGTtgcctctcccttctcctcatCTGTGTCATTTGACACAATGCCAGCCTCTTTTAGCAAACTTTCCATGCCACCATCGGTCTCGTCCGCCGTTCGTTTGAGTCTCATAAGAACCtcctgcattttctttcttccctcaCTTTCTGTCGTCCCTATAGCCTTTAGCTCCTGCAGAACTGCCTCCTTGTAAAACCCCTCAGAGCACAGCGAGTGATCTGGGCTCCGGTAACAAGCCAGGCTGCAGTAATGCAGGTTGCAACGAGGGCAAGTGTAACAAGAGGGACTGCATTTACAGAACATGCAGGCTGCACTCCTCTGTGTTTTACGAGAATGCAGCGCTATTTCTTTCTCTCGCGTCTCGGCTGGACTAAGATACGCCTCCTGTCCAGAAGCTGCTCCTTTGGTTGGGAGCTTAATGCCATCTCTGGTCATTGCATCAGGCTCGGTGTCGGTCCATTCCTCCTTTGGGCCGATGTCCGTCAGCAGACTCCTCAATGAAGGCGGAATTTTCCGTCGAATATTCATGGAGCAGCTGAATTGGTCCAAAGCACGAGATAGTAAAATAAAACTTGATCTTTCGAGTACAACCGAAGACCTGAAAGTTACGGGAACA
Above is a window of Brachionichthys hirsutus isolate HB-005 chromosome 7, CSIRO-AGI_Bhir_v1, whole genome shotgun sequence DNA encoding:
- the znhit2 gene encoding zinc finger HIT domain-containing protein 2 — its product is MNIRRKIPPSLRSLLTDIGPKEEWTDTEPDAMTRDGIKLPTKGAASGQEAYLSPAETREKEIALHSRKTQRSAACMFCKCSPSCYTCPRCNLHYCSLACYRSPDHSLCSEGFYKEAVLQELKAIGTTESEGRKKMQEVLMRLKRTADETDGGMESLLKEAGIVSNDTDEEKGEATGKVQVLDYLSKLAELQQSGEGSTTEMEAILRKLEEIGGGESVSGERDQDGEGAEEELDVTDWLSGLDIDKLSEDELWDLLNGEEKELFKGMMKGGTLGGLVPLWKPWWEDHDEGGRALVEVLEEEVEGGNSTTTEGLDVSRVKTSQEAVQCQSESASNLKEVKGRKINEIIKGKGFSAVSSVPQISAKIPTLNSLCAETSPLVCYGLINALYAYAFTLCYLNNDTASLMFEFCDIILALSESLNSNRVFNSVQEALDCGETLILRGGYLDGEDRLAPARALEAVAHIMTGRGRKDAVGYCLAALSQLRSVLSRARKALSKEAGEGERRQKFFLASKKCEFFQAWTLDNGHRICTLAIELWHEKSKRERLRSDMQKAKTVVGENIIKEKNKGKLIQELC